Proteins encoded by one window of uncultured Draconibacterium sp.:
- a CDS encoding aminotransferase class IV has protein sequence MQLLETIKCKDGKLYNLDYHQARFDVARIKFFPGAPKLQLKSLIKIPEDCKQGLFRCRVVYSDYIEKIEFLPHQYRQTNSIRLIKDNSIEYSNKYTDRSQLQQLFDQRGNCDEILIVQNNCITDSFTANPIFFDGEKWWTPNTPLLPGTQRARLLAENKIFVCHITVNDIHNYQKIGLINALQDMDDMPVLPVKKIYHEI, from the coding sequence ATGCAACTACTGGAAACCATAAAATGTAAAGACGGAAAACTGTATAACCTGGATTATCACCAGGCACGTTTTGATGTGGCGCGAATAAAATTTTTCCCGGGGGCACCAAAACTCCAACTGAAATCACTTATTAAAATACCGGAAGATTGCAAACAGGGTTTATTCCGCTGCCGGGTAGTATATTCTGATTATATTGAAAAAATTGAATTTCTTCCGCACCAGTATCGCCAAACCAACAGCATCAGACTAATTAAAGACAATAGCATTGAATACAGCAACAAATACACCGATCGAAGTCAGCTTCAGCAGTTGTTTGACCAGCGTGGCAATTGCGACGAAATTCTGATTGTACAGAATAATTGTATTACGGATAGTTTTACAGCCAACCCAATCTTTTTTGATGGCGAAAAATGGTGGACACCCAACACTCCCCTGCTGCCCGGAACGCAACGTGCACGACTGTTAGCCGAAAACAAAATTTTTGTTTGTCACATTACCGTTAACGATATCCATAACTACCAGAAAATTGGATTGATAAACGCCCTGCAGGATATGGATGATATGCCGGTTCTGCCGGTTAAAAAAATTTATCATGAAATATAA
- a CDS encoding PKD domain-containing protein — protein sequence MINIKPVFLCLLLWFLGSAGFVMGQTEVPVIENTDTDPIVYCSDSVYVAPNISIENIQIDADDKGMQVSIVNYEQGEDRLGFEPIGSLKYNWRSSNGTLEINGAATDEEYQEAISKVYYYNESGTRNAGIREFAISLLDADYLPHTKHFYQFISDRGIRWTEAKIAAENLTYYGLQGYLATVMSSVENDFIYSKIDGVGWIGANDTQTSGKWIWATGPEAGTQFWQGTANGTTVGGNYANWNNGEPNNLRKTWGDYENYAHMVVAPGSKPKSWNDLSDEGDRDEPDGYYYPQGYVVEYGGMENITLQLSATAYIEVRESHRPELDYSQVQTLFCGTTSETVSLIFKNSTPQVELIPLDSKVSVSDGLTLQPKISVREYGKYELLLNTIDNAGCPYSDTVVFEFHNQPEAIFDLDTNECYGYNLQLAYIGTTIEETQYTWYYNNDEFESGIGLDSITIPLGFDDSQRSVALKVNEQGCVASSAPREVKVKPDIIVSVVNTEGCSPVKTNFLVSTNKPAESYLWDFSDGNTSTAQSPVHTFLNPEDVQNNFDISLTVLDINGCENTAIYDSLIKVYPVPTAGFDFYPEEILITDPEVSFSNSNHAAISYFWDFGDSTFAAEKDPLHRYSSMGIYNVSLEVANSFNCTDTIVKQLSVAFDKLNPPTAFSPNANIEEDREFRLYAEGVVNEGYNLLIFNRWGEVIFESQSQEKGWDGKMRNGNYAPSGVYTWVLEYNDFRGVTHKQKGNVTLLF from the coding sequence ATGATAAATATAAAACCGGTATTTCTTTGCTTGCTTTTATGGTTTCTGGGAAGTGCCGGTTTTGTTATGGGGCAAACTGAAGTTCCGGTTATTGAGAATACTGATACAGATCCGATTGTTTACTGCTCTGATTCGGTTTATGTTGCACCAAATATTTCCATCGAGAATATTCAGATTGATGCCGATGATAAAGGAATGCAGGTTTCGATTGTTAACTATGAACAAGGAGAAGACCGGCTGGGGTTTGAGCCGATTGGATCGCTAAAGTACAATTGGAGAAGCTCAAACGGGACACTTGAAATTAATGGAGCCGCTACTGATGAAGAATATCAGGAAGCCATTTCGAAAGTTTATTATTACAATGAGAGCGGAACACGAAACGCAGGGATCAGAGAGTTTGCAATAAGTTTGCTTGACGCCGATTATTTACCTCATACAAAACATTTTTACCAATTCATTTCTGATCGAGGTATCCGATGGACAGAAGCCAAAATAGCAGCCGAAAATTTAACTTATTATGGTTTGCAGGGTTACCTGGCTACCGTTATGTCGAGTGTTGAAAATGACTTTATCTATTCCAAAATTGATGGAGTAGGCTGGATTGGTGCTAATGATACCCAAACGTCGGGGAAATGGATTTGGGCTACTGGCCCGGAAGCAGGAACACAGTTTTGGCAGGGAACAGCAAATGGAACAACAGTTGGTGGAAATTATGCCAACTGGAATAACGGAGAACCCAACAATTTAAGAAAAACCTGGGGAGACTACGAGAATTATGCACATATGGTAGTAGCTCCTGGCAGTAAGCCCAAATCATGGAACGATCTATCTGATGAAGGTGATAGAGATGAACCAGATGGCTATTATTATCCTCAGGGATATGTGGTAGAGTACGGGGGCATGGAAAATATTACGTTGCAACTCTCGGCAACAGCCTACATTGAAGTACGTGAAAGCCATCGACCGGAGTTGGATTACAGCCAGGTACAAACTTTGTTTTGCGGAACAACATCAGAAACCGTTAGCTTAATTTTTAAGAATTCCACACCACAAGTGGAACTAATTCCTTTAGATTCAAAAGTTTCGGTGTCCGATGGTTTAACCTTGCAGCCAAAAATATCAGTAAGAGAGTATGGTAAATATGAACTTCTGTTAAACACTATTGATAATGCAGGTTGTCCATACTCAGATACGGTGGTATTTGAGTTCCATAATCAACCAGAAGCAATATTCGATCTTGATACCAACGAGTGTTATGGCTACAATTTGCAGTTGGCTTACATAGGTACAACTATTGAAGAGACACAATATACGTGGTATTATAACAACGATGAATTTGAGTCAGGAATTGGTTTAGACAGTATTACTATTCCCCTGGGATTTGATGATAGTCAACGGTCGGTTGCCTTGAAAGTAAACGAGCAAGGATGTGTTGCAAGCTCGGCACCACGCGAAGTTAAAGTTAAACCTGATATTATTGTATCGGTTGTTAATACAGAGGGGTGTTCACCTGTAAAAACAAACTTCTTGGTTTCAACCAATAAACCGGCCGAATCGTATCTCTGGGATTTTTCCGATGGAAACACTTCTACAGCGCAAAGCCCTGTACACACATTTCTCAATCCCGAGGATGTGCAAAATAACTTCGATATCAGTCTCACGGTGCTTGACATTAACGGCTGCGAAAATACTGCCATCTACGATAGCCTTATTAAAGTTTATCCGGTACCAACGGCAGGATTTGATTTTTATCCTGAGGAAATACTGATTACTGACCCGGAAGTTAGTTTTTCCAATTCCAATCATGCCGCCATTTCATATTTTTGGGATTTCGGCGACAGCACTTTTGCAGCAGAGAAAGATCCGCTTCACCGTTATTCCTCGATGGGAATTTATAATGTATCGCTTGAGGTTGCTAACAGTTTTAATTGTACCGATACAATCGTAAAACAGCTTAGTGTAGCATTCGATAAATTAAATCCTCCAACAGCATTTTCGCCCAATGCCAATATAGAGGAAGACCGGGAATTCAGACTGTATGCCGAAGGCGTTGTAAACGAAGGGTACAATTTGTTGATTTTTAATCGTTGGGGGGAAGTGATTTTCGAGTCGCAATCTCAGGAAAAGGGCTGGGATGGCAAAATGCGCAATGGAAATTATGCACCTTCGGGTGTGTACACCTGGGTGCTGGAATACAACGATTTTAGAGGCGTTACACACAAACAAAAGGGCAATGTAACCCTATTGTTCTGA
- a CDS encoding aminodeoxychorismate synthase component I, translating to MRGIKSIAAEMNKLGKRNEAFVFVIDFEATKARLYKPDDTDKIRWQANNCSNFSPAPTNNKEIEWKTEPVSFSQYKKGYDLVQQHIHNGDTYLLNYTQPTKVNTNLSLEEIFNHSEARYKVLLKDEFVCFSPEIFVQINAGKISSYPMKGTMDASLPNAKERILNDSKELAEHNTIVDLIRNDLSLVAENVMVEKFRYLEQLKTNKRNLWQVSSKISGDLPENYTEQIGDIIFKMLPAGSICGAPKKKTVEIIKAAENYKRGFYTGIFGYFDGQNLDSCVLIRYIEKEDDQLLYKSGGGITFLSDAKSEYDELVKKVYIPVFKKDSPTGD from the coding sequence ATGAGGGGAATAAAGTCAATAGCAGCAGAAATGAACAAACTGGGCAAAAGGAATGAAGCCTTCGTTTTTGTAATCGATTTTGAAGCAACAAAGGCAAGGTTATATAAACCCGATGATACGGATAAAATCCGGTGGCAGGCAAATAATTGTTCAAACTTCTCTCCTGCTCCAACAAACAATAAAGAAATTGAATGGAAAACTGAGCCGGTTTCGTTCAGCCAATATAAAAAGGGTTATGATCTTGTTCAGCAACACATACATAATGGCGACACGTATTTGCTAAATTACACGCAGCCAACAAAGGTTAATACCAACCTGTCATTAGAGGAGATTTTTAACCACAGCGAAGCGCGCTACAAGGTACTTTTGAAAGATGAGTTTGTATGTTTTTCGCCAGAGATTTTTGTGCAGATTAATGCAGGAAAAATTTCGTCGTACCCCATGAAAGGAACAATGGATGCTTCGTTACCCAACGCTAAAGAGCGCATTCTGAACGACTCGAAAGAATTAGCCGAGCACAACACTATTGTAGACCTTATTCGAAACGACCTAAGCCTGGTGGCCGAAAATGTAATGGTGGAAAAGTTCCGTTACCTGGAGCAACTAAAAACCAACAAGCGCAATTTATGGCAGGTAAGTTCGAAAATTAGTGGTGATTTGCCCGAAAACTATACGGAGCAAATTGGCGATATTATTTTTAAAATGCTGCCTGCCGGATCGATATGTGGAGCACCCAAAAAGAAAACCGTTGAGATTATTAAAGCTGCCGAAAACTACAAGCGTGGTTTTTACACCGGTATTTTTGGCTATTTCGACGGGCAAAACCTCGACAGCTGTGTACTGATACGTTACATTGAAAAAGAGGATGACCAACTGCTTTATAAAAGTGGCGGTGGCATAACTTTTTTAAGTGATGCCAAAAGTGAATATGACGAACTGGTGAAAAAGGTTTATATTCCGGTTTTTAAGAAAGATTCACCTACAGGAGATTGA
- a CDS encoding dihydroorotate dehydrogenase-like protein, whose translation MANLETTYLGLKLKNPLVAASSGLTSSVEKIKELADAGIGAIVLKSIFEEQINNEVTSMLEKDQQNMGYPEAEDYIKNYLRDNTITKHLELVKKAKEAVDVPIIASVNCVSSKEWTSFAKDFEEAGADAIELNIFYLPTDRHEKPGMIEQLYLDVLEKVKKEVSIPVAVKFGLNHSNIIGMADKLKANGAAGVVMFNRFYEPDINLDKLEIVASEVFSSPSDLRHSLRWVGIVSSSVTHLDIAASTGIHNGDAVIKQLLAGAQVAQLCSTLYVNGSSVVSGMLDELTAFMKKWNFKSIDDFRGRLSYKNIPDPMVYERSQFMKYFSNRK comes from the coding sequence ATGGCAAATTTAGAGACTACATACCTCGGACTGAAACTTAAAAATCCATTAGTGGCAGCCAGTTCAGGATTAACCAGTTCGGTTGAGAAAATTAAAGAACTTGCCGATGCAGGTATTGGTGCTATCGTTTTGAAATCGATTTTTGAAGAACAGATTAATAACGAGGTAACCAGTATGTTGGAAAAAGATCAGCAAAACATGGGTTACCCCGAAGCTGAAGACTATATTAAAAACTACCTGCGAGACAATACGATAACGAAACATTTGGAGTTGGTGAAAAAAGCGAAGGAAGCAGTTGACGTACCGATTATTGCCAGTGTAAATTGCGTTTCATCGAAAGAGTGGACTTCTTTTGCCAAAGATTTTGAAGAAGCCGGTGCCGATGCCATCGAACTGAATATATTTTATTTGCCAACCGATCGTCATGAAAAACCTGGAATGATTGAACAATTATATCTTGACGTTCTAGAAAAGGTGAAAAAAGAGGTGAGCATTCCGGTTGCAGTTAAGTTTGGATTGAACCACAGCAATATCATCGGTATGGCCGATAAGTTGAAAGCAAATGGTGCTGCAGGGGTAGTAATGTTTAATCGTTTTTATGAACCGGATATCAATCTCGATAAACTAGAAATAGTAGCTTCAGAAGTATTTAGTTCCCCATCAGATTTACGCCATTCGTTGCGTTGGGTGGGAATTGTTTCATCGTCAGTAACGCATTTAGATATTGCTGCATCAACTGGAATTCACAATGGCGATGCGGTAATAAAGCAACTATTGGCTGGTGCTCAGGTGGCACAACTATGTTCAACCTTGTATGTAAATGGCTCAAGTGTGGTTAGCGGGATGTTGGACGAATTGACTGCGTTTATGAAAAAATGGAACTTTAAATCTATCGACGATTTCAGAGGCCGTCTTTCCTATAAAAATATTCCTGATCCAATGGTTTATGAGCGTTCTCAATTCATGAAATATTTTTCCAATAGAAAATAA
- a CDS encoding type IX secretion system membrane protein PorP/SprF, which yields MNYKLLLCVLFMLPCAVYAQDPGYSQFFANPLHLNPAFAGTTELPRLVVNYRNQWPQKGNSFTTYSLSYDFLLKKRNAGIGFQAYHDREPNNIITTSSATFSYSYHLQLGMESFMTLGLNAGFVSKQFDTNGLIFPSEIDQLSGIISGTGTYTIDETSKTYPDFAIGAVGQHRNVFWGASVHHLTTPDESIYDGDNKGEVPLKITVHAGTRLHKFHHDLLSRRFTLSPNILYQQQGSFKQLNLGIYMIEKSFLFGGWFRNNIDTRPDAIIALIGFAREKFQFGYSFDYTLSELSNYSHGSHELSITFFIGAKSKTPLRNKLLIPML from the coding sequence ATGAACTACAAATTATTGTTATGCGTGCTCTTCATGCTTCCTTGCGCAGTTTATGCTCAGGATCCTGGCTATTCCCAGTTTTTTGCAAATCCACTTCATTTGAATCCTGCTTTTGCAGGCACAACCGAACTGCCGCGATTAGTGGTAAACTACCGTAACCAATGGCCACAAAAAGGGAATTCTTTTACAACCTATTCACTTTCCTATGATTTTCTTCTAAAAAAACGTAATGCCGGTATCGGATTTCAAGCTTATCACGACCGGGAACCTAACAATATTATAACAACCAGTTCTGCAACGTTTTCTTATTCATACCATTTGCAACTTGGCATGGAAAGTTTTATGACTTTGGGATTAAATGCGGGTTTCGTTTCAAAACAGTTTGATACAAATGGTTTAATTTTCCCCTCTGAAATCGACCAGTTATCAGGAATAATATCGGGAACAGGAACCTACACTATTGATGAAACCTCCAAAACCTATCCTGATTTTGCAATTGGTGCTGTAGGCCAGCACCGGAATGTTTTTTGGGGCGCCAGCGTACACCATTTAACAACACCCGATGAGTCAATTTATGATGGAGATAATAAAGGTGAGGTTCCTCTTAAAATTACGGTGCATGCCGGCACACGTTTACACAAGTTTCATCATGATTTGCTGTCACGACGCTTTACTCTCTCGCCAAATATATTATATCAGCAACAGGGTTCTTTTAAACAACTAAATCTGGGAATTTATATGATTGAGAAATCATTTCTGTTTGGAGGGTGGTTCAGAAATAATATTGATACACGTCCGGATGCGATAATTGCTTTAATTGGTTTTGCACGGGAGAAGTTTCAGTTTGGTTATAGTTTTGATTATACCTTGTCTGAACTTTCGAATTACAGTCACGGTTCCCACGAATTATCAATCACTTTTTTTATTGGTGCTAAAAGCAAAACACCTTTAAGGAATAAACTTCTTATTCCCATGCTTTAG
- a CDS encoding YggS family pyridoxal phosphate-dependent enzyme: MDIGKNIKDINNSLPENVRLVAVSKTKPNEDILAAYETGHRIFGENKVQDLTKKYEELPKDIEWHFIGHPQTNKVKYIAPFISLIHGVDSIKLLKTINKEAVKNNRIIDVLLQFHIAEESTKFGLSLEEADEILDSAAFKQLENVRVVGVMGMATYTDDKNQIRNEFRVLHSIFNSLKNKYFSGSNTFTEISMGMSGDYPIAVEEGSTLIRVGSKIFGERNY; this comes from the coding sequence ATGGATATAGGGAAGAATATTAAGGATATTAATAACAGTTTACCTGAGAATGTGCGTTTGGTAGCCGTTTCGAAAACAAAACCAAATGAAGATATTTTGGCTGCCTACGAAACCGGTCACCGTATTTTTGGCGAAAACAAAGTGCAGGATTTAACCAAAAAGTACGAAGAACTTCCGAAAGATATTGAGTGGCATTTCATTGGCCATCCGCAAACCAACAAGGTTAAATATATTGCTCCTTTTATTTCGCTGATTCACGGTGTAGATTCTATTAAATTGTTAAAAACCATCAATAAAGAGGCGGTTAAGAACAATAGGATTATTGATGTTTTGCTACAGTTTCATATTGCCGAAGAAAGTACAAAGTTTGGCCTTTCGTTAGAGGAAGCTGATGAAATACTGGATTCAGCAGCATTTAAACAACTTGAAAACGTGCGGGTGGTTGGTGTAATGGGAATGGCAACCTATACCGATGACAAAAATCAGATAAGAAACGAATTTCGGGTGTTGCACAGTATTTTTAATTCGCTGAAAAATAAATACTTTTCCGGCTCGAATACTTTTACTGAAATATCGATGGGAATGTCGGGCGATTATCCTATTGCTGTAGAAGAGGGGAGTACACTTATTCGTGTGGGAAGCAAAATATTTGGTGAACGAAATTATTAA